A region of Candidatus Roizmanbacteria bacterium DNA encodes the following proteins:
- the rsmI gene encoding 16S rRNA (cytidine(1402)-2'-O)-methyltransferase: MLTVVGTPIGNLEDVSYRQARTLTDSDIILAEDTRSAQTLLHAIEHLFGMKPKEGQKIISYYKEKEFEKLPGIIDDLEAGKTVSLISEAGMPVISDPGFLLISTVIKKGLPYEVIPGPSAVTTALLHSGIKFSRFMFLGFLPKKELEFERLLINIRDIRQIANHTAFIAFESPHRINQTLAVMEKVFPDAEIVIARELTKKFEEIFRGKAAELKGKEYRGEITLIFS, translated from the coding sequence GTAGGAACCCCGATCGGCAATCTTGAGGATGTCTCATACAGACAAGCCAGGACACTTACTGATTCCGATATCATTCTAGCAGAGGATACGCGTTCGGCGCAAACACTCCTTCATGCGATCGAGCATCTGTTCGGCATGAAACCGAAAGAAGGACAGAAAATTATTTCCTATTACAAAGAGAAAGAATTTGAAAAACTTCCCGGTATTATTGATGATCTTGAGGCCGGAAAAACGGTCAGTCTGATTTCAGAAGCGGGAATGCCGGTGATCTCCGATCCCGGATTTTTGCTTATTTCGACCGTGATTAAGAAAGGATTACCGTATGAAGTCATACCCGGCCCGTCAGCAGTAACGACGGCACTGCTTCATTCAGGTATCAAATTCAGCAGATTTATGTTTCTGGGATTTTTGCCGAAAAAAGAACTGGAGTTTGAAAGACTGCTCATCAACATCAGAGATATCCGTCAGATTGCAAATCACACTGCATTTATTGCTTTTGAGTCTCCTCACAGGATCAATCAGACACTTGCAGTCATGGAAAAAGTTTTTCCTGATGCTGAAATTGTGATAGCGCGTGAGCTTACCAAGAAATTTGAGGAGATCTTTCGCGGGAAGGCGGCAGAATTAAAAGGCAAAGAATACCGCGGTGAAATAACGCTTATTTTTTCCTGA